From the genome of Palaemon carinicauda isolate YSFRI2023 chromosome 6, ASM3689809v2, whole genome shotgun sequence, one region includes:
- the LOC137642982 gene encoding uncharacterized protein, translating to MQRISHELSLNINRKKTEMMRTEYAMEDEISLEGERSNEVESFEYLGTMISNVGSLELESNERLKKKADQTMARIRRIWKANCLKLPIKLMLYISLVIPVLLYGHKSWYDSEAISDRFFRFENKALRRI from the coding sequence atgcagcgAATATCGCATGAGCTTAGTctgaatattaatagaaaaaagacagaaatgatgagaacggaatatgcaatggaagatgaaatatcattggaaggagaaaggagtaatgaggtggaatcctttgaatatttaggaactatgatctctaatgtagGATCTTTAGAACTTGAgagtaatgaaagattgaaaaaaaaagcagatcaaacaatggctaggatacgtagaatttggaaagcaaattgcctgaaattgcctATAAAACTcatgttatatatcagtttagtgataccggtgttactgtatggacacaagtcgtggtatgacagtgaagcaATATCcgacagattttttagatttgagaacaaagccctcagaagaatatag